A DNA window from Oceanimonas doudoroffii contains the following coding sequences:
- a CDS encoding gamma carbonic anhydrase family protein has protein sequence MSVLKAYNNITPTLGARVFVETSAVLYGDIHLGDDSSIWPLVAARGDVNHIRIGARSNIQDGTVLHVTRKSEDKPDGLPLLIGDDVTVGHKAMLHACSIGNRVLVGMGAIILDGAVVEDDVIIGAGTLVPPGKRLESGYLYVGSPVRQARPLTEKEKAFLPESADNYVRLKDEYLQQR, from the coding sequence ATGAGCGTATTAAAGGCCTACAACAACATCACGCCCACCCTGGGTGCCCGCGTATTCGTGGAAACATCTGCCGTACTGTACGGTGATATTCATCTGGGTGACGACAGCAGCATCTGGCCGCTGGTGGCGGCCCGAGGCGACGTAAACCATATTCGCATTGGTGCCCGCAGCAATATTCAGGACGGCACCGTACTGCACGTGACCCGCAAGAGCGAGGACAAACCCGATGGCCTGCCGCTGCTCATTGGCGATGATGTCACCGTGGGTCACAAGGCCATGCTGCACGCCTGTAGCATCGGCAATCGAGTTCTGGTGGGCATGGGTGCCATTATCCTGGACGGCGCCGTGGTGGAGGATGATGTGATTATCGGTGCCGGCACCCTGGTGCCGCCTGGCAAGCGGCTGGAGTCGGGCTATTTATATGTAGGCTCACCGGTTCGTCAGGCGCGACCACTTACCGAAAAGGAAAAAGCCTTTTTGCCAGAGTCGGCCGACAACTATGTCCGCCTCAAGGATGAGTATCTTCAGCAACGCTAG